In the genome of Candidatus Paceibacterota bacterium, the window TGACAAGTTGCTGGCGGTTCACTGGGCTATTTCCCTCCCCGCTCTCTTGATAAAACTTTTTCAATTGTTGCGATTAGTATAACAAAGGCAAGGCAAAATGCAAGCTTGCATAAAAATATGCCAAATAAAAAATACTGGCAGGCACCAGTATTTTTCGTGTGCCCTTTTAATTCTGTTTATTTTAATTTAGCAGAAAAATATTCATTTAATTTTTCTATCGCTATTCTGTCTTGCTTCATAGTATCCCTATCTCTTACTGTGACTGCCTTATCCTTAAGGGTTTCAAAGTCTATGGTCACACAATAAGGAGTGCCTATTTCGTCTTGCCTTCTATAACGCTTACCGATGCTTTGGGTTTCGTCATAATCGCAAGTATAAGTTTGCGCTAAGAGGTCAAATACTGCAGAAGAGACAGTGCTCAATTCTTCTTTTTTAGATAAGGGCAAGATAGCAATCTTGTAGGGAGCCAAAGATTGAGGTAATTTCAAAACAATACGATTGGCTTCTTCGCCCTTGGCATCGGGGACAGCTTCTTCAGTATAAGCATTTGCTAAGACGGCTAAAAAGGTTCTTTCTACTCCAAAGGTTGGCTCTACTACATGGGGCAAATATTTCTCTCCCGTTTCCTCATCGGTGCAAGTCATTTCTACCCCGCTGGCCGTTTGGTGATTTTTTAAATCAAAATCCCCTCTATAAGCGATGCCATAAAGCTCGCTCATGCCAAAAGGATAATTATATTCTATATCAATGGTTCTTTTAGAATAATGAGCCAAAGCTTCTTTTTCTATTTCATGAAAATGTAAATCGCTATCCTTGAGTTCTATCAAACGCAGCCAAGCTTTCATGGTCTCGAGCCATTTTTCAAAAGTAACTTCCCATGCATTAGGTTTGATAAAATATTCTATTTCCATCTGTTCAAATTCGCGCGTGCGGAAAATAAAATTGCCTGGAGTGACTTCGTTTCTAAAAGATTTGCCAATTTGTCCTACACCAAAAGGAATTTTTTGGCGGGTAGTGTTTAAAATATTTTTAAAATTGATAAAAATGCCTTGAGCGGTTTCCCCTCTTAAATAGGCCAGAGATTGGTCGTCCTTTATTACTCCCAGATGCGTCTCGAAAAGCAGATTAAAACTGCGAACTTCCGTCCAATCATGTTTGCCGCAATTAGGACATTTTACCGGCTCTTTAGCGATAATATTTGAAAGTTCTTCCAAGCTTTTGCCGCTCACATCCATTTTTAATTGTTCTTCTATAAGGGTATCAGCTCGAAAACGGCTGTGGCAATTTTTACAGTCAACTAGCGGGTCATTAAAAACTTTCACGTGGCCGCTCGCCTCCCAAACCTTAGGATTAAGAATGATAGAGCTGTCTAAACCCACCATATCTCGACGGCTAGTCACGAAAAAATGCCACCAAAGTTTTTTAATATTGTTTTTCAGTTCCACTCCCAAGGGGCCGTAGTCCCAGGCGTTGGCTAAGCCTCCATAAATGTCTGAACTCGGATAAACGAAACCTCGGCGTTTAGCTAAGTTGACGATTTTGTCCATCAAACTCATTGAAGAAATATCATCCATATAATCATTAAATTTATTACGGCCTGACTATACCATCTCCAAGACCAACACTTGAATCCGTGCGCGCAATATCAGAAGTTTGGATAGCGGGCAAGCTCACATTATATTGTTGCTGGGTAAAGGCGTCTGTAGCTTGCAAAGTAGTTTGCCCTAGGAAGTTTATAGAGGAATTTACATCCGTTAATGAAGGTTTCACTGCTACTTGGAAAATGCCCTCCATGGCTTTGGTAAGGTTGCCACTATTAGCCGCAACCGTAGGAATAGTCCAATTCACCGTTCTAGTAGCTTCATCATAACTAGGAGGGTTGGCGCCATAGTTGCCGGCTACTTTGTTGGTAAAGTAGACCTCAGCTGGCAAAACCGCGCTTACTTTCACATCATTTAAATTGTTACTGAAATTTTTTATTTTCCAGTGGACAGAAAAAGTGGTGGACTGGTCAGCGCGCAAGGGCAAGGGACCGCTATTAGCAAAATTGGAAATAATATCTCTATAATAAACCGTTTGGCTAAGTACAGGTTGGCTGTTTATTTTTACATTGACCTCTGAGTTAGCTGCTAAATTACCAAGGCTGCCAAATGGCGTAGCCGTAGTGACGGAACCGGATAAAGTCAGTAAGAAATTCTGGTCACTGTCTTTCTTGATGGGATAGGTAGTCACTACTGGCAAGGAAAATTCCAAAGTGCCTTCTCCTCCTGGTTGAACTGTTAGAAGAGACGGCGTATTGCCGCTATTCCAAGTGAGCGTCTTGTTTTTAGAGCTAAACAAACCTTTGCCTGGATTAATCTTTTTAAAATCAAACATGGTGCCATCAAACGTAATTTTGATGGTCATATTTTTTATCGCTTCGTTATAGTTATTTTTATAGTGCAGCTTCACCTTTAATAAATCGCCCGGATTAGCATTAACAACCTGATTGTCGTTAACAAGCATATCAAATGCCAAGGGATTCTGAACCAGAGTAGTGCCGAGACTGTCATTTTTGCCTAAAGTGATAGCTGTGCCACCTAACATAGTATTCAGCGAAGCTATTATTTTTTGGGTGGCGCCCTCATCTCCCTTAAAAATGCCATTAAGATTAATCACTCCCTGAGCGCCAGCCACTAAACTGCCGATATCCCAAGAATTATTACCAGTGGTGGGCCTAGGATTAGAATCAACTAAAACAAAATTATCTGGCCAAGTAACGGTAAGGTTAACATTATCCATATTTTGAGCAGAGCGATTTTCCCAACGTAAAGCCAGGGGCACTGTTTGTCCATCTAAAACTTGCTGGGGCACATCTCCTTCTACGGTAAATAACGAATCTCTTAAAATAACTGGCACATTATCTGAAACTTGAAAAGGCGAAGCCACACCACTGGTTTGGTAGCGGAGGGTCGCTTTTAGGTCTTTAGCGCTTCGCGGTTCACCCACTATTAAAAGTTGAATGGTTTTATCAAAAATGTCTCCCTTATTGACGTCACCGAGGTCTAAACCAACTTTGGGAGCCTCGGGTTTGTCCATCCACTTAACACCATCTGGCAAATCTATGCTAATATAGGCATTTTTTAAAGCCATCCGAGTATCATTGGCTAAATGAATAGTATAGGCATTCACAGTTCCGGCTTCAATAGAATTTGGTCCTTCAAAACTGAAGGCTACTCCCTTGTTTTGAAAAAGTTTCCAAAGTCCAAAAGCTACTCCTCCGAGAACTAAAGCTATCCCTAACCCG includes:
- a CDS encoding glycine--tRNA ligase; protein product: MDDISSMSLMDKIVNLAKRRGFVYPSSDIYGGLANAWDYGPLGVELKNNIKKLWWHFFVTSRRDMVGLDSSIILNPKVWEASGHVKVFNDPLVDCKNCHSRFRADTLIEEQLKMDVSGKSLEELSNIIAKEPVKCPNCGKHDWTEVRSFNLLFETHLGVIKDDQSLAYLRGETAQGIFINFKNILNTTRQKIPFGVGQIGKSFRNEVTPGNFIFRTREFEQMEIEYFIKPNAWEVTFEKWLETMKAWLRLIELKDSDLHFHEIEKEALAHYSKRTIDIEYNYPFGMSELYGIAYRGDFDLKNHQTASGVEMTCTDEETGEKYLPHVVEPTFGVERTFLAVLANAYTEEAVPDAKGEEANRIVLKLPQSLAPYKIAILPLSKKEELSTVSSAVFDLLAQTYTCDYDETQSIGKRYRRQDEIGTPYCVTIDFETLKDKAVTVRDRDTMKQDRIAIEKLNEYFSAKLK